From Triticum aestivum cultivar Chinese Spring chromosome 4A, IWGSC CS RefSeq v2.1, whole genome shotgun sequence, a single genomic window includes:
- the LOC123085187 gene encoding thaumatin-like protein 1b has product MARSPAQVALRLITLLLLLPAAWSATFTMTNNCGYTVWPGLLSGAGTAPLSTTGFALAQGASATVTAPASWSGRMWARTLCAEDAAGKFTCATGDCGSGALQCNGGGAAPPASLVEFTLDGSGGMDFFDVSLVDGYNLPMLVVPQGAAAAGSTGGPKCMATGCLVDLNAACPAALKVASAGAASSAAVGGSAMACRSACEAFGSPEYCCSGAYGSPSTCRPSAYSQYFKSACPRAYSYAYDDSTSTFTCAAGTNYAITFCPSTTSGKYADENPQAAGVPPANGTMMYRGGEQFSTGAGASVAAHASQLLLAVAVAAAVLLL; this is encoded by the exons ATGGCGCGGAGCCCAGCTCAGGTCGCTCTCCGGCTGATCACCCTGCTCCTTTTGCTTCCAG CGGCGTGGTCGGCGACGTTCACGATGACCAACAACTGCGGCTACACGGTGTGGCCGGGGCTGCTGTCGGGCGCCGGCACGGCGCCGCTGTCCACGACGGGGTTCGCGCTGGCGCAGGGCGCGTCGGCCACGGTGACCGCGCCGGCGAGCTGGTCCGGGCGCATGTGGGCGCGCACGCTCTGCGCCGAGGACGCCGCCGGCAAGTTCACCTGCGCCACGGGCGACTGCGGCTCGGGTGCGCTCCAGTGCAACGGCGGCGGCGCCGCGCCGCCGGCCTCGCTGGTGGAGTTCACGCTCGACGGCTCCGGCGGCATGGACTTCTTCGACGTCAGCCTCGTCGACGGCTACAACCTCCCGATGCTGGTCGTGCCgcagggcgccgccgccgccggctccacGGGCGGGCCCAAGTGCATGGCCACCGGCTGCCTCGTCGACCTGAACGCCGCGTGCCCGGCAGCGCTGAAGGTCGCGTCGGCGGGCGCCGCCAGCAGCGCGGCGGTCGGCGGGAGCGCCATGGCGTGCCGCAGCGCGTGCGAGGCGTTCGGGTCCCCGGAGTACTGCTGCAGCGGCGCGTACGGGAGCCCCAGCACGTGCCGGCCGTCGGCCTACTCGCAGTACTTCAAGAGCGCGTGCCCGCGCGCCTACAGCTACGCGTACGACGACTCCACCTCCACCTTCACCTGCGCCGCCGGCACCAACTACGCCATCACCTTCTGCCCGAGCACCACCAG TGGGAAGTACGCCGACGAGAACCCGCAGGCTGCCGGCGTGCCGCCCGCGAACGGCACGATGATGTACCGCGGCGGCGAGCAGTTCTCCACGGGCGCTGGGGCCTCCGTTGCCGCACATgcgtcgcagctcctcctcgcggtggccgtcgccgccgctgtgcTGCTACTGTGA
- the LOC123085188 gene encoding thaumatin-like protein 1, whose translation MAIRSVCVVLALLCICLREGGAVTFTFLNRCTGTVWPGILSNAGTARIEPTGFALPPGAARALPFPTGWSGRMWARTGCAQDAAGRFSCATGDCGTGTLECSGRDGATPATLAEFTLDGGGHNDFYDVSLVDGYNLPILVEPAGSSATGTTCAAAGCSADLNLRCPAELRSAGGGACRSACDAFGKPEYCCSGAFANPNTCRPTAYSQAFKLACPRSYSYAFDDPTSTFTCAGGRDYTITFCPVATPSLKSAGGATVVPTPTLPGSTGFAPPVMPRQAGGQADGQGVILGDNSWLANMATGDMSAATPRTTAMIPAAPLALLFLRLLL comes from the exons ATGGCAATCCGAAGTGTTTGCGTCGTCCTTGCGCTGCTTTGTATATGCCTCAGAG AGGGCGGAGCAGTGACATTCACGTTCCTGAACCGGTGCACGGGGACGGTGTGGCCGGGCATCCTGTCCAACGCCGGGACGGCGAGGATCGAGCCCACGGGCTTCGCGCTCCCGCCCGGCGCGGCGCGCGCGCTGCCGTTCCCGACCGGCTGGTCCGGACGGATGTGGGCGCGCACGGGCTGCGCGCAGGACGCGGCCGGGCGGTTCTCCTGCGCCACGGGCGACTGCGGCACCGGCACGCTGGAGTGCTCCGGGCGGGACGGGGCGACGCCCGCGACGCTGGCGGAGTTCACGCTGGACGGCGGCGGGCACAACGACTTCTACGACGTGAGCCTGGTGGACGGCTACAACCTGCCGATCCTGGTGGAGCCCGCGGGGAGCAGCGCGACCGGCACGACGTGCGCGGCCGCGGGCTGCTCGGCGGACCTGAACCTGCGGTGCCCCGCGGAGCTGcggtcggcgggcggcggcgcgtgccgGAGCGCGTGCGACGCGTTCGGCAAGCCCGAGTACTGCTGCAGCGGCGCGTTCGCCAACCCCAACACCTGCCGCCCCACCGCCTACTCGCAGGCGTTCAAGCTGGCGTGCCCGCGCTCCTACAGCTACGCCTTCGACGACCCCACCAGCACCTTCACCTGCGCCGGCGGCCGCGACTACACCATCACCTTCTGCCCCGTCGCCACCCCAAG CCTGAAATCGGCGGGTGGGGCGACGGTGGTGCCGACGCCGACGTTGCCGGGCTCGACAGGGTTCGCGCCCCCGGTGATGCCGAGGCAGGCAGGCGGCCAAGCCGACGGCCAGGGCGTGATACTTGGGGACAACTCCTGGCTCGCCAACATGGCCACCGGCGACATGTCGGCGGCGACGCCGAGGACGACGGCGATGATCCCGGCCGCGCCGCTCGCACTACTCTTCCTCCGGCTGCTTCTATAG